ACCGGGTACGATTTTCTTAAGCTCGACGGCCCAAGAACCTACAGAAGAGGATATACGCAGGTTTTCATGTTCAACAGATGAACGCATCGTCATCATCGAGCGAGTAAGGACAGCGAATGGGGAGCCAGTTGTCTACTGCATTGACAAAATTCCTGAATCTATACTATCAGAAAATTTTGACCGGAACGATGAGTCTCTTTTTGATATTTTGGAAAGAGATGCGCATCGGAAAATTACGCATGCCGTAGCGGAGATTGAGCCTATTGGATACCATGAGAAAGTTTCTCCTATCCTTAAATGCTCTCCAGAAGCCGCACTACTCGTTTTAAAGCAGATGCATCTGGATGATTGGGACCAGCCTATCCTGTATTCTGTTAACTACTTTAAAGCCAATATGTTCAGCTTTCATGTTCTTCGTAAACGTGTGTAGGCCCTGACTCTGCATACGGGTGAATGCAAGCGTTTGTTTTGATTCCGTAAAATTCAAATCAAACATAAGCAAAAAAAATTAACGAGAAGTGAAAACGCAAACATAAATGACTTTTCAGAACATTCCTGCTCAAAAAACTATGTAAATTAGGGGGATAAAAATTGAAAAAGCGCAAATTAGGACTAGCTCTTTCACTTGTTCTTGCAGCCGGTACGCTACTAGGGGCATGTGGTAATTCAGAGAATGATGATAAAGAATCTTCAAATGGGAAAAACAAAGATAACTTCACGGTTGCGATGGTAACTGATACAGGCGGCGTGGATGACGAGTCGTTCAACCAATCCGCTTGGAAGGGCATTCAGGAATTCGGTAAAGATAATGGTCTGGAAAAAGGTAAAGATGGCTATAACTACCTGCAATCTAAATCAGATGCCGATTACGCTAAAAACCTGAATACGCTTGTACGTGAAGATTACCAACTTATTTATGGTATCGGTTTTCTTTTAGCCGAATCTGTTGGTGAAGTGGCTGACCAACGTCCGGATTCACACTTTGCTATCGTGGATACTGTTGTTGATAAAAAGAACGTAGCCAGCATTAATTTTAAAGAGCAGCAAGGTTCATTCCTTGTAGGTGTAATTGCCGGATTGCAAACGAAAAC
This sequence is a window from Brevibacillus sp. JNUCC-41. Protein-coding genes within it:
- a CDS encoding GntR family transcriptional regulator, which codes for MSIKSDSRHLYLQVIDYLKQDIEAGVYQENEKFPSEFDLAKKLGVSRATLREALRILEEENIIIRRHGVGTFVNPKPRFTSGIEQLKSVTNMIEEAGMKPGTIFLSSTAQEPTEEDIRRFSCSTDERIVIIERVRTANGEPVVYCIDKIPESILSENFDRNDESLFDILERDAHRKITHAVAEIEPIGYHEKVSPILKCSPEAALLVLKQMHLDDWDQPILYSVNYFKANMFSFHVLRKRV